From the genome of Bombus vancouverensis nearcticus chromosome 4, iyBomVanc1_principal, whole genome shotgun sequence:
tATTTAATGCAAAAAATTAATCGTTATAAGAGACCACTATTATTTTCACTTTGTATATTATTGTCAACTTTATCGTGCATTATTTTGCATGCTGCCGCtaaaatattaggttgaaatAATGTAGATGGTGCTTTCAAATTATGAAGATAATGAAAGAAccgatttcttcttttattattgttgttagCCCTTAATGCTTCTGCTCTACATATTGTTCTTACAGATGGGAGGTAATCTGTAGCTATAATTTGATGGTCAAGCAATAACGATGTAGTTTGTGACAAGGCTTCATTTACTCCTTTATTTGACTGTTTTTTTAACATAATATTATCTTGATATTGTGTCCCATTGTAGTCATTCAATTCCTCTTTACATATAATTTTACTACCTATCCATTCAGCTATTTCTAGACATATATTACTAGAAGCTGAATATGGAGCAGTATTTTCGACCAAAGATAAATTGGGTTGTGCTTTTTTTTGCCACAGATTTAATGCACAATCTTCTATTTCAATTAGAGATGATAGTAAAGCTATATTATCTAATTTATTTGCTATATTATTTAGTATGTTTTTGTCATCATTTGTTACTTCGTTACTTGCaactcttttccttttccccctcttagttattttaattgcCGGCTTGTGTATATAATACCGTATATTTTGCCAAAATGAATCTTTAAAACTTATGGTCTGTTCCAATATTCGTGGTGGACCagataacaataaatattgtaACTGTAATATAGCTTTTCGTAAATCACCGCTTTGCAATAACTCCTGTAAATAAGAATTTTAGTATTTACAATTTCATctctataaaattaataaaataatgcaTATTAATTTTGCTTATACATCATATAAGTCAAACTTACTGTTATACAATTAGATGGAAGTCTATAACCAGTTTCTGCCAATGAAATTAATTCTAATAAAACACAAACTCTATTCCCAACAGGCTCTTGAAAATAAATTCTGTTTTGTTGAGGTGCCATTTTATTGAGATGGGAACAAACGTCTCTACACGTCATAACAATTGGACGCTTTGAATTTGATGCTAATTGATATGTAGCAGAAATAAAACCTTCATCTTCTTCAAATATAATATCAACATCTTCTAAAAGAATGAGGGAGTTTTGTGGTATTTTCTTTGGCATAATTTCATCTGAAACTAGGTCACAAAATACagatattttctcatttttcttaaTTCGATGTGATTTAGTTGCTTCttctaattcttttaaaagctttTTTCCTGTTCTTCTAGATGATGCATTTAACTCTAATACactaaaaaagaattttttattatatatatatacacaaattaTATAACGTTCTTAATCATATacgttaatttaatataattttttaatactaaCATGTAACCAAATTCATCTGCTAGTGCATATACGCTCGCAGTCTTACCGCAGCCATGTGGTCCGAGTAATACAGCTACTTGATTATTTTCACTAATTCTTGTTTGACAACTATCAGATGAATAAAATTCATCTCCACTGCTAACATCCTCATTGGTAAACATCGGTTTCCACCCAAGCAGCCATTCCCTCAATTTTGCTACTGCTTCTTCGTTTCCAACTATTTCCTGAGAACATTTTGGTCTGTATTTGTAAGTCCAACTACAGTATTCAAATTGATCCTCCTTAGTTTTGTATTCTATTACTTCTTTTCTTCCCgattgtttattttttttagtttttgtTCTAGGAGATACTATTTTATTAGGTTGTTCCTTAACAATAAGTGAAATAACATCCCACATATCTTTTACATTTGAACAACGTTTTTCTATATCTGTTAATACTTCTTGAATTTTCGGTTTGTTAATTTTTTCTAAAGCTATCAATTTTTTCTTGGAAAAATCTATTAAAGATTTAAAATCGTTTATATctataattggaacataattgtTACAGATTTCTTTTGGGATATTAAAAATGTTAGTTTCATGCCAAGATAAATTATTTAACTGTGTAACATGACTAATGAGTGGAAATGGTAATATACTACAAACATTTACTTtccgatttttatttttactattattatctgTCATATCTGGCTGTAAAAACAATCGTCGTGCTGCAATTATTTCTGGATTTGGCCTTTTCCGTTTGGTAAATAAAGGAGCTAATTTATCAAATGTTTTTCTCCTTAAACTGTTGTCCTTGATAATCATACAATCCTCttcattttgtttattttctGTAGTATATTCTAAATTAGTATTACTATAGTTTTTTATGTTACTATTTTTTATCAAAGTTGAATCATGTTTATCACACTTGATAAATTTCTGTTTATTCTCAgatttgttatttaaacatttattgttattttttgaGCTTTCCGAATGTTCACGTTTCTCTAgctttaattttgtatattcaTCTGCTGGCTTTGATATTTCTTTTACATTCCTATTTTTTGTTGATAAGTTTTCTGAATCTAGATTTCTAGTTGATCcacattttttataatttttcatatctAATTTAACCTTACTTCTTGGTGAGAATAATTCTTCATCGCTGGTATCACCtatttaaaaagtaaataatttattttaaaaagtacacaataaaatgtatgtataataaaatattaaaataaaaagtcaGCGATCAAAGTGTAAAAGCTCACTGCCATCAACcaaaatatttgattttggGAGACTCCCATACATTTTTTTACATCATAtgtatttctctctcttcctctctctctctcttcagaTTTTTTATATAATGAATTAGAAGTAATATTTAGGTTTCAAATACCTGCTGAagcattttcattttcataagtTTGAAGTTTGATTCGCAACGACCATCTATGCTTGTGATCCTGTTCATTTTGttgcttttttttattactCAAGATATTAATGTTTTCAGATTCTATGATTCTAATGTCATCCATTTGagataattctaatttattaggTTTCTTATTTGATTGTATCGTACTACTTAAATCTGACTTATATAATTCACATCTAGCATTGTTTTCTGTCATATGTACATCAGCTTTTACTACAATAGTGGACATATTTGCCATATTTGTATGTACTAAATCCATTGGAATTTtgctatattgtataaaataaacataaaaaagaatattgaaaataaaagaaattcataGTTCAAGAGAAAAAATGAGTAACTACTAATTCCTTAcctgaaataatttaataaactaCCACCTGATTGCTTATGATTTAAAATAGTTGTACTCATGTTACTATCCTTTCTCTCTTCACCTTTAAACAGCTTTATACGATTTTGTATTATTTGTTCTATTTTTTCACTTTCTTCCATCTCTGCAAGTTTTCTTTTAGAATATCCTTTCTTATCAGCTAACGCTATTAGTTTTTCTTTAGAACGTTTTAGTTTCTCTCTATACTCTTCTGATTTTCTGCTATTTACTTCTTCATTTTGAGGAAGAACTTTTATTGGTGAGACATATTGAACTACCTTATTACGATTCATTAGAATTTGAAAAGCATTTGATTCTTCCCTACTATTTTCAATCTCATTATTAGAATCAATAGTTACTACATCTATATCATCAATAACTTCTCTACTTTTAAGTGTATTATCTATGCTTATATCTTCACTAATATTTGTCTTATTACTCAATTCTTTTCTATACTTTTTATTACTGCTTAATCGAGTTTTAACATTACCTTCTTTACTTTGCCCTCTATTTTTTATATCCAAATCATTTGTTCCTAAATTTAGATAACTTGAAGATTGATCTGTTGATTTGTTTCGTTTGGAGGGCTTTCGAACACTTTTTGGAAAAGATTTTTTTGGTGTTTCATATGAATCTTTATcttcattatttattttagcAAATGGACTAGGCGTTTTATCAATCATATCACTGCTATTGTCCATAATATCACATACTCTTTCGTTAGAATTCGTtcgagatattttaattttaacacGATTACGCTTTCCTTTAGAATCCTTTCTATacttcatttcttttttcgtaTCATTATCAGAATGTATCGATACGTCATTAGTAGACTGTACATTGTCCTCAAAATACTGTGTAATATTCCTCATCCTTCATTACTACCTGAGAAAAACttcgaaaatatgaaaattacggTAAAAGCAATTGATATAAAATTTACTATTTGTACAGCAATAGTATAAGATTTTGGCGCCACGACACATGTGTAATGTGTATACTACAGATATGGATTTGATTATAATATTGCTATCATTTGCTTTAGAACTCTGTTGgcaatattacaaattaaattcCTCAGTTAGGTTATTTCTACTTTTCATAAGCGAATTTTTGCGTATATATctcaatttataataaaataaagtgaCGAAACAATATCACATAAATATATGtactttattttatcttatataGAAGATATTTATTTGGTTCTCATCAGTGGTCAGCGATCTtagttataaaattaattttatgagatACAAAAAAGAgctataaaataatgtaaaattttagaaattatttatttaattcttagaaaatatttatattaaattattaaaaaacgtaacatttttatattacgaTTTTACAGGCatttaagtaaaaaaaaattatataattattgttCACTGGTAAGTATATAAGCATATATGaaagttatttataatataggtccaccttttgaattttattataaaacataaatctctaattttgtataaaatttgcTTTCAGATTGTTGTATTATCCATGAACCTAAGAATTTAATTCCTATTATCTATCCAACGAGATGAAAGAATAAACATAAACAAAATGTGAATACTGTTGCTGCAGCTATTGGTTGCCTACTAGTGAAATTCGGGTGTTACTAGCCAGCAGTAATGACATATTTACTTTTACCAAAGAAGAAATGAGAGTGCCCACGTTTATGGTTCTGGTGACTTCCGGACTAGTGCTGCATTATGTGGCTAAGTGCTGAATGTGACATATGCTAGCATATACAAGATCCTATAGAATTAGGAATCTGCTACGTTTGGTTATACGCTAGCATAGACAAGAACCTATCGAGTTCCGCGCTACAAGAACCTATTTAATTGTACGGTTCTATGGAAAAATTCATGTCTACAAGTATGAAAATaacaaaatcagaaaataattaaactaattgtaagttacctaaaaaagaaaaattaattgtttattatatttcttttagagaaaaaaagagaatatTCTCTTTGAGTTGATTGAATGATGCAATAATTTTGATATATACACCACTTAGATTTAACGTTAACCCTTAGCAATTGTACTGGCATGGATATTTTTTCATTAGTACCACTTTTTTTTTCCTTAGTACGTACAATGGCATTTATTGAGACAAATTCAATGAAGTTGCATATAAGATCATTTactattgtaaaatattataaattcgtCAGTTTCTAAGGAATCAAGTGAGCCGAAGTCGCGCAGCTACCAGCTATTATGCTCCTATGATGCTTCTCAAATTACCAAACATTACTGAATCCTGAAAACTCAAACTTTAGTCTACACACTTTAGTCGAACAATTGGAGTGCTAAACATGTGTATGacagtttcattttattttgtttgatGCTTTAATTTTTTAACTGAACTTCGGTTTTCGGGCGTCAATCTCATAATTTGTTTTCCATCTTCTGATAGTACTCGATGAATAGAGACTATAACATATCATATGTCACACCACATGTGTGAcatcacatttaaaatataacagTTTTTAGTGTATTTTAGAGACAAAATTCAAATCCAGAGACAGTTTGTGGATAAAAACCTAACCTACATTGACGCATGTGTTCGTAGTCAATCTATATACGTCTATAATCTATATAGTCAGTTCCACCGTGCGATAATAAGATTTACGACCCGATATTTACTACTTAGGCCAGGAAAGGCGAAAGTATAAAATTTGACGATCATTTTTTAGCTGAAATATACAAAGCAAATCCTACAAAAAATAGACTACGAATAGAAAAAAGATGTTTTGGTGAATAATGCCGCACTCGAAGAAGACATTAAGAAAGAAGGATGTAAGTCTCAAGAGTTATGAGGAAGGGCAAAAAGCAATTGGTATTTCCTCGAAGACAGAAGTTTACACTTGAATAGGTACAAGTGTCTCGCTTAAAGGTTTTGGATGCTTTTCCTTTGTAAGATGGTCTATCGCTATAGAGATACTATACATATTAGGTATATCTGATATTTGTAAATGtattggctattttcttcattgtttgttaataaattattatattctgACATTTTGTACTATTTCTAACTCTTCTTTATATGCGTTATCGTTCTTCCAGATTATCGCATCTTTGTgtaaaaaattcataaatatattaaattttcataaaaatttgcgATTTTCTtccgaaataaaattttcgatactaatattgacataattttctatatcttttgaAGTAATTTTTTTGTTAGGGAGTTCTAATtggctattttttaaatttcgttaaaagattttgtattttcatttcatctttcattttcatttaatcTTTCTCCTGCTTTTTCGTCATTCTTTCGCTGGATACGAAATGAGAATTGTCGTCTGTTTTCGGTATAATATGAAATGTTCATTTTGATATAATCCATCAAATTTTAAGACaatcaaaatttataaaattaataaatttagtcAGTAATGAAAGTAAGATGGATAAAAAGCGTGGTTAGTTATGTGGTTACACAAATTAGTCGTTACATCATCATG
Proteins encoded in this window:
- the elg1 gene encoding enhanced level of genomic instability 1 is translated as MRNITQYFEDNVQSTNDVSIHSDNDTKKEMKYRKDSKGKRNRVKIKISRTNSNERVCDIMDNSSDMIDKTPSPFAKINNEDKDSYETPKKSFPKSVRKPSKRNKSTDQSSSYLNLGTNDLDIKNRGQSKEGNVKTRLSSNKKYRKELSNKTNISEDISIDNTLKSREVIDDIDVVTIDSNNEIENSREESNAFQILMNRNKVVQYVSPIKVLPQNEEVNSRKSEEYREKLKRSKEKLIALADKKGYSKRKLAEMEESEKIEQIIQNRIKLFKGEERKDSNMSTTILNHKQSGGSLLNYFSKIPMDLVHTNMANMSTIVVKADVHMTENNARCELYKSDLSSTIQSNKKPNKLELSQMDDIRIIESENINILSNKKKQQNEQDHKHRWSLRIKLQTYENENASAGDTSDEELFSPRSKVKLDMKNYKKCGSTRNLDSENLSTKNRNVKEISKPADEYTKLKLEKREHSESSKNNNKCLNNKSENKQKFIKCDKHDSTLIKNSNIKNYSNTNLEYTTENKQNEEDCMIIKDNSLRRKTFDKLAPLFTKRKRPNPEIIAARRLFLQPDMTDNNSKNKNRKVNVCSILPFPLISHVTQLNNLSWHETNIFNIPKEICNNYVPIIDINDFKSLIDFSKKKLIALEKINKPKIQEVLTDIEKRCSNVKDMWDVISLIVKEQPNKIVSPRTKTKKNKQSGRKEVIEYKTKEDQFEYCSWTYKYRPKCSQEIVGNEEAVAKLREWLLGWKPMFTNEDVSSGDEFYSSDSCQTRISENNQVAVLLGPHGCGKTASVYALADEFGYIVLELNASSRRTGKKLLKELEEATKSHRIKKNEKISVFCDLVSDEIMPKKIPQNSLILLEDVDIIFEEDEGFISATYQLASNSKRPIVMTCRDVCSHLNKMAPQQNRIYFQEPVGNRVCVLLELISLAETGYRLPSNCITELLQSGDLRKAILQLQYLLLSGPPRILEQTISFKDSFWQNIRYYIHKPAIKITKRGKRKRVASNEVTNDDKNILNNIANKLDNIALLSSLIEIEDCALNLWQKKAQPNLSLVENTAPYSASSNICLEIAEWIGSKIICKEELNDYNGTQYQDNIMLKKQSNKGVNEALSQTTSLLLDHQIIATDYLPSVRTICRAEALRANNNNKRRNRFFHYLHNLKAPSTLFQPNILAAACKIMHDKVDNNIQSENNSGLL